In Mercenaria mercenaria strain notata chromosome 13, MADL_Memer_1, whole genome shotgun sequence, the DNA window ACCATAAACTTTGCTTATAATGTGTGATATGAATGGATACTTTGATCAAAATcgttatacatgtacttaacaGTCTCAAAATAAGCTTTGTTCTCATTACTCTGTTTCTTAATACTTTATACAAACCTTTATCGACCAACGTACGACCCAAACCATGTTTATTGTTCATCGATGAATCTGTCGGGTTAACAATATATTCAACCACTTTCTCAGTAATATCGTTTTCCATGATTTCGATTTTACAATTTCCGATTCTACATTCACCTAGCACACTATTCCTTGGTTTCTCAGGAATAACCTTGGTGTCATCTGTTGAAATTCGTATAACACATTTCTCTGCCAATTCAATTTTGTTCAGCTCTTTTATGCCTTTGGAGCTTCGAAGAAATTGGTCGAACATAGGCCAGTCAACATCGTGATCACTTCGAGCAACAGTGTCCACAACGGCATGTAGGTCAACAATTGCAAGTTTACATCCTTCTTTTTCTCCACTTATCATAAAGCCTTTCCTTGTATGTTTATCAATGATATCAATCTCTACTGCCACACGCTTGTATTGTTGCACGAGTGTGTCAATGGCATTCCTTTTATAGCTGAAAATGAAACGAAATACACCAGGATCAAGAGGAAGCACTTCCGTTACATCTGAATGTGAATCCAAATACTTCATAACCTTTTCGTGTATTTCTTGTTGCACATTATTCAATGATACTATGCATACTTCTTCCCTATCTGCGTTTAGCTTAACTCTACCGCTATACTTTTTCTCTATATGTTCAAGAAATGCCTTTCCTTCTCCTTTCCGCAAATAGTTTGCAATTCTAGTGTTAACCTTTATTTTAGTACTTTTCAGTGCTGATTTTAACGTAGTTATTGCGGTCTTCAGTTCTTCGGCACTTTGGCTGTACATTACTAATGCGCCGTCTTCCAAAACATTCCAAACAGCAACCACCTTTAATCCAGTCATCATCCGTTTTATATGCAATGTGGTTTCGTTCATACGTAGTAAACTTCTTTCAAGCATGCTGATAcctttgataaaatttgaattgaAAAGCGTGAACAATTTTGAACCATATATAAAACAACTGACAAAACTATTTTGTATTAGGATAACAATTGTCGACTGGCATTGAACTTTACAATTTCCTTTGTTCCCTACCAGACAGTATTACTGAATTCTGGTGTAAGTGTTTGTTTCCCTGAACATTGCAATAGGAATAATATCAAACACTTGTATGCATGCAGTTTTCGTAAATTGTACTTTTCTGGACATCTCTTCACTATTTCTATGTCAATTTAGTTAAAGACATTTCTAAAATACTTAAAAGTCaatttgttaaataacatttgtaaaaaCGATAAAGGACATTTTGCCACGCAAAAGAATTACTCTTAATGAACAGTTATAGTTAAACTGCATGATAAGAATATGATGAAGCTTTAAAGCTTCGGAAACGATGACATTCTGTCTATTTAAACGAAATTTTACCAGTACGGATTATTGTCCATGTTATTGCATGGTTGGCCAGATTCTAAACGTACTTTATAATTACAATTACCTTCAATGTTTTGTTTCGGCAAGCTTTTGATTATTTCCTTTACTTTCAAAACCGAATCATTTACCATCTTTCTTTTTCCCTGCAGAAGCAAAAATGGAATACATGTATgcaattaatacattttaattttgcaaatttcacaaacaaattctttttgtccATTTACATTATTACATACTGGGTTCTTGTTATTGCGAATAAGTACacacaaacaaaacattattGGACATATAAACATTAACTTATATCTGATGTCATTTAAACTTCCTAAAATACCATACCTTGAGAATGACGTTTTGATTTTCAAGCGAAATACTGACAGTCTTTAGATGTTCAAGAAACTTTGCTTCTTTAAAAAGTTCCATCTCGTGCTCTTCCAGTTTCACAATCTTCGTTATAGCCTGTCCACGGCTGTCATGGTGTTGTTCCATAGAAGTTATCATAGTTTTTATTTTCTCACTTAATTCATCCACGTACTTTGTTTCACCGGCAATAGCTATCttattttcttcaaaactaaCCAACACTGATTCTGGATTAGACACTCCCATTTTCCTTATTCCAGACTTTAATTCAGTCAATACCTGTAGAAAAAAACATTAGCAACTGTCTTATATGAATGCCCACGTAATTAGTACGCAAGCTCGCCCTCCCAACTAAATCTTTTAAAACCTTGTAACAATATGTAATACAAAGTGAAACATGCTGATAAAAATCtaaacgcaaaacaaacaaataaaggaacacagagGTATACCGTCTAGCACAGTCAGTGGCAAAATACCACAAAGATGCTTGAGTATATATTAATATCGTTGAACCCGAAGATTTATAACAACGGCGGAAATTCGATGCGAGATAAATTGAACAAACTGATATTGCAGTTCACCAGtagctttcttacacatgttaAACGATTTTTCATTAAAGAATTCTGGAAATGAGGTTATGCTGCAATTTTGCAATACCCAACAAGAATGTACATTTAATATATATCAGATCAGATTCGTTTGTAATGGTGTACATCTTGTATAATTAAGAAACGACTTACCTCAAGTGCGAAGTACTTGTAATGTACAGATAACATTTTGCATACTTCAGACACAACTCCTGCTGAATTTTTCTCCCAGTCTTTTATCTTCATTCTTCCTAATCTATCTTCTTCATCTACGTTGCATTGGATACATAGATATTCTTCACTTTTCTCATCGGGCCAAATAACTTTACCATGATGACTATTCACCATTTCTTCTAGGTCTTTTTTATACTGTGTAGAGGTTTTCAGAAACCTGAAAGCGACAAAACAGTAGTATCATCATATTGATAATTGCAACTCTTGTTGAttctttacaaatatattaacttcatgaatatttatcctgATTTATTTCACACGAACACAGTTTATGACATACGGTACAAATCCAAGTTTTAGTGTAGTTGGAAAACACAGATGCTGCCCTGAGCATTATTTCAGGGGGAAGGGCGATTACTGTGTAGAACCACATACCTTGTTCAGGCCAGCTGAATGCCGGCTTTCTCACTAGTAGACCAGGGCAAAGCTTTAACCCAGAGAAGTAATGGGCAAAGTACGCTGAACAATGTAATATTACCCCTGCTAACAAAGGTTTATCTTGTGCGgattgtaaaacaaaattttgcaaagttgtacatgcatgtattatatttacatctgaaatttttttgtttaatgtaaGTTGAGAAAGTAAAATCATTTCTTCAAGCATGCTtctaaatttcaacaaaaaagctgtatgaaatatgtttcaaccatttattaaaattacatttcattGACGACTGAAAGATCACTGTCAGTATACCTCATTCCAGCTCCGGAAATTTATATTGCCATGCAAAGAAACAAACCTGCACAGGGCTTTGTAACTTAATAGGCCCAGGTATCTTTAAAAGATATTCTTCGTCCCAATCGAGGCATTGGTAGTACAAAGAAACGTCAAGTTGTGCGTCATTTACAGTGtgaattttctgctttataaCAGTCTCTGCATCTATAACAAATGATAACAAATTTATGTGAAGATCTACTGGAAGCATAAAGCGCAAACACGCAAGCTAACAGCAGattcagtttgactgagtctctTCAAGACAGGTAATGACATGTGCAAGACCTTCCGCGTCTCTAGCATCGGCTTTGGCTTTATTCTATCATACAAATAAACTGAATGCACTCCTTGCTCCTTAAGGACTAGATAATACGAAAACACTCGAGTCCATACACGGAGAGACTTTTAGGACCACCTCACGGACGCTGCAATGGACGAAACAAAACCTGTGTTGTAAAACTGTTGTTATTTACTTCCCATGAATATCTTACATCAAACTTAATCTCATTTTATTTCCTCACGTTTCCTAATACTTCAAACTATATAAATTACACACTGTGGAAAACATTCACGGTTTTGTGctaaatataaaatctttaataaactcatataactttaaataatttttagtatATACATCTTCGATGAAGAAAATTtgagaatatttcatttttgatatATAGATAATTGTATATCAAATCTACAAAATCCTTAGCAGGATAGCAATTGCTTTCCCCTGATATGAACTATGTCTTTCTAAAACGTAccttcaatatttacaaatgtaacGATGCAGTCCTGGAAATTATCTCTGTATATAATGGAATCAATAGCTCTATCTTTGGAAAGCacatcattttcaaaataatgtttcaatactTCAGGCGTAGTTTCCATGGCAACACCTCTCAGTTTAACCCTTTTTGTTTGTTCTACGAGCAATATAGACCATTTGTTGACTTCTGGTGGCTGCTGTGCAAATGCGGACTCTATTTGAGTCAAATCTGAAGtaacaaagaaatataataaaatgaaactgaAGCAGAGTCTTCgtctatatataattatatttcgaAACGTGATTCAAATGagaaaacatttaacaatgaTTTTGTGCACCACTGCATGTGTAATAatatgtttgtgaaaaaaaatcaaatttacctATAGCACGAATATTCTATAATAAGTGAGTGGatctaaaatataaaagaatactCTTACAGACGGTGCATAGAAATGCCGTAATCGAAGCTGTGAAACAAGCAGGTCATATTACATGCAAgccatgtggcggctgtagaATGTCTCCCTGGACTCGAACTTGGACAAGAAGTTGTTATATTATCTGGCACTTTGGGACCGTGGGGTCCATTCAATATTATCATAAGGAAATTCCACAAAAGCCAGTGCTCTTAGACGTGAAAGGTGATGCATATTTCATAACCTGCCATGAACAGAACTAGACTCAGTTctacgcttccaaaggatcctcttacagattttattgcaaaTATTGCTTTTTGAGTGAAAAAGTTTACCCGGAGGATTATCAAAGCAGACTAGTGCGATTTCAGGTCTCGTTCCTTTGATCACGTCCGAAGGCCGCATTCCGCATCTGTCttctatatattttgaaatatcatccGTTGTTGTGTCATCTGTCAATCCTAGTATATATACTTTCAGGATATCGGATGATGCCTGATAATATGGCGAAAGAGACACCTCGTTGTCTTGCAACATAAACTTTTCTCCGAATTCAGATCTCTTTAACAGCTCGTTTCTTACTGTTGTATGGAAAAAGAAAGACAATTCTTTACATGTATCTAAAACAATGGATGTTAATATATACCTGAGTGTATGTGTATATGCGCGTATGCATGTGTATGCATGTGTGTGCCGGTAAGAAAACTaagaatatttcaaacatttgcgatgcaataaaaaaaaggaatgttAAATAATTAGTCAAGCTCCTACGATATCAGCTTACACATAAATGATTTATAAatcttaaaattatgttttgatcTCGAGATGATTTCCTCAAGGCTATACAAAACAATGTTTAATGTAACagctcaaaaacaaaaaatgtattaaagtaCCTCTTCTGCTTTTGAGTGTTACAACGGCTTCCCTATGAGTTCTATCAACCTTGATGTCCTCAAAACTGTCACCCTCCGTAAGGATTTCTGTTTCAAAACTGATGCCTACGTCTTTAATTGGCATACCAAAAGGTATTCCTTGTATAAGTATTTGTTTGCCACTTTCCAGTTGCATTCGTTCCCATTCAGGTTCTGAATGATCGATAATACGTAGAGGACTCAGTGGTCTATCTGTCTTTGGAAACGTTTGAAGATATGTTCTGCTAGGTGGCCGTCCTCTCGGCAGAGGTGGTAAATAGTTTCCCTCTGGTCTTGGAGGTGGAATGGGTGTAGAGTCCGAACTGTTAACATTATGATTGATGTGACTGGGTTGATCAAGTTTTCTTTCATCTATAAAGTCATATTCTGGACCTgaagtaaaatgaaatatcaccatcagttttttggggtttttttgtttgttttttttgttttgtttgtttttgcatgAGATTTGGTATACAGACACAGTTTCTGCAAGTTACAAAATATGATAATAGTAGAAAGTTGGAAATCTcatatataaattgaaaaatccaCGATTTGTTACTTCTGTCCAATTTATGCATTATTCTCTCTTGCAATAGTTTCAAATATGCCTCATTGTATAACTCATTGTACAATAAACTTTACCTTCGAGCGGAATAGTCGCATATGGGGTAATAATCTCTGGTACACGTACTACTATCGGTTGCATGTGAACATAATCGGATTCATTGGTTGAGTGTAAATCTGTTGGCTTAAAGCGGCACTTATTTTGCCCATTTTCAGACGGATTAGAAACCAGACTCATTTCATCACTTTTCGGTCGAACTGTTTCGTTTTCATTATCTGCAAGTGAAAGCGTCATGTTTTCGGTTGTTATCATTATCGGTGACGATCTCGCTTCCTCAGGTACATTCATTGTTGGTGTATCTGCCGAATATTCGGCACTGGTAGACATTGCTGTTAATCAAATAGTTTCCTTCAGTGTTTTTTCCGGTAATTTACTGAAAAGTAAGAAGAGCACAACTAATGCTGAGCAAAAAAATAcgagaaaaaaatgattaaaaaacaaGACTGAATATCCAGCAGCAAAAGTCACCTTCCAAAAGACGCTACCTTCCCTCACCACACGCACGtacacacgcgcacgcacgcacgcacgcacaaagaATCACACACAATCAGACAAAGAAACGCAGcagagcaccgccttggaacgtttagaagcaaaaacaccactggggagcttaaacctgtTTATGGTGTGAACATAACCTCATTATTAACGCCAACATatggtatgtaaaacacacaaaaactgCTGAAGTAAATGTATACAAAAGCAAACACGCATGTGTTCAATACCTTTGAAGAAAACAGAGTATAAAAACACCCTTTAAGGCCTCATAACGGAAATCGAAATAGCTCATTTCAAGTGGAATTTATAAACTTTCTATTACTGAATCCTCTGTCTGTTCCGTCAGACGCAAACAAAAAGGAAGCAAAGCGTCATACTGTAGAATACGATTTGGATTCATGTCCACTAGAGGTGACTTTATTTCTGGTTCAGTTTAGTCATTTGTCGAGCAGACACACTTTGTTTTCTAAACTAACGATGTGAACTTAAAAATGCACTAGAGGTACCATTCTaaaccaagaaaatgaaatgatataaGTTTTCGATGAAAgcttgttttcagatcctttacattattttgattgtaaCTGTCATtgtatgtatttatgtacatgatatatttaataaatactgtttaaactaaaccAAGTTTAATGGCTATTTTGTTAACCGTTATATCCTTACTTGAACGTACCGTTTTCGAGTTTTACAAATATCTACATTTGCTGTCAAAAATGAACAAGCTAGAATGGGTATTTGGTGCTAGTATGTTCAGGAATGGACATAGAGGTTGCATGTTCAGGAATGGACATAGAGGTTGTATGTTCAGGAATGGACATAGAGGTTGTATGTTCAGGAATGGACATAGAGGTTAAAGTAGATTCAATGCATCTCAAGTATACTTGCTTAgaacaaacatttatttcttaaagTATTTCCTTCCAGTGACTTTAGGTACGTAGTTGgtcgcacatttcattacattttgtgAAACAGACTTTGGTACGAGCGTTTTCTTTAGGATATTtgccattttgcaaaaaaaaaatgtttctttgaatatttcttccTAATAAAATTTATGCCGAAAATAAACGCTAAATCATCAAAATGTGGCTAAAAATGGATCATTTAAcaaaacagattctacttgttgcggAAAAATATCATAGTTTCTTTTCGCCGGTATCTGCCTTAATCTGATGTAAGATGCACATTGGGTAGcggtcggtaatttcaaatatctgctTGAGTACACCATATTTGGTTATTTAGCTccgatatttttctgactgacaTATATAATGATAAGATACAACTGGAATAAAAGAGTTTAACATAGCACTAACGTAAGTTAAAACAAAAAGAGCTAAAATATCAAAGTACAccagtttttaaaggtttttttctaaatatatctatTAGACGGACATTGATCCCAACCTTTTCCTtcccattttgaagcatttttgtatttttaaccttTAACCGTCTtacggcatgtgattctgcctttgtggccagtgcagATTAAGAtctctgatcatggtctgcactgcgtGCTCCTCAGTCAATAAatcttcagtgaacaccccttcgaatgataaatggtatcaCCTAAATTGAAAGGTATTCTCATAAAGTCAATTTCTGAACACTGAAGACAAGTCATACTAAGCGCATTAATTGATTTAGCCAGTATTAGCGCCAGTATTAGCGCCAGTATTAACGATAAAACATGATCGATCAATACTGGCATTTCTTTCATGTAAAATTTCAGAAAGAAACATTATGAAATAATGACTTTGTTCTTATATATAAGCAGTCGTAAAATCATTGTAAACATTTAAAAGACTGAATATGTTCCGGTATAGATGTCAcacctataattaccgtatttAAAACCTAACAGTTACTGCAGATATGACAACCTATATCAATCCTCTATTATCATGTTTCTTGATCGTTTTAATCACACTTCCATTAAAAAATGCTAGTGATCATCCCATATCCAATTAAATgttattactttcctttttcgAATAGTTTATTCTTTCAAATATGAACTTTTTCTTCCGTTTGCCAATTTTCTGTCaagaaatgaaaatacatgtataatttacaaATACTGTGGAAGACTGGCTGACGGGTTTAATCAATAACAAATAGATAATGATATGTCATTATTTCTAGGATGATCtcagtattatttcaaaatagacatgtttttttaaatcaagtCTACATGCTTTAGATTACAAGTAATTTGACATCATGCTGTGCAActctcataaaatcatatttcacCTTCAATGGAGCCGCTTTCGAAAATGCAATGAAATAGTTAAGTATTTGCTTATTATATAGAAGAATATCTAACATTCACTGCCAGATTTGCAGCCGCTGTTTTAAG includes these proteins:
- the LOC128547678 gene encoding uncharacterized protein LOC128547678, which produces MSTSAEYSADTPTMNVPEEARSSPIMITTENMTLSLADNENETVRPKSDEMSLVSNPSENGQNKCRFKPTDLHSTNESDYVHMQPIVVRVPEIITPYATIPLEGPEYDFIDERKLDQPSHINHNVNSSDSTPIPPPRPEGNYLPPLPRGRPPSRTYLQTFPKTDRPLSPLRIIDHSEPEWERMQLESGKQILIQGIPFGMPIKDVGISFETEILTEGDSFEDIKVDRTHREAVVTLKSRRVRNELLKRSEFGEKFMLQDNEVSLSPYYQASSDILKVYILGLTDDTTTDDISKYIEDRCGMRPSDVIKGTRPEIALVCFDNPPDLTQIESAFAQQPPEVNKWSILLVEQTKRVKLRGVAMETTPEVLKHYFENDVLSKDRAIDSIIYRDNFQDCIVTFVNIEDAETVIKQKIHTVNDAQLDVSLYYQCLDWDEEYLLKIPGPIKLQSPVQVSENLYTV